The DNA segment TGGAGAGCCCTTCCTGCAGTACCAGGACAGCATGTTTTTTGACCGTTTCCTGCAGTGGAAGATGGTGGAGAGGTCAGTAACAGTGGAGActaaacacatacagtaaagcCTGACAGACGAGCGGCTGGTTTGTCTGCTTTTACTCGATAcactacatttacattcactgcAGCTCCTATACAAAGATGAactgagaatgaaaacaaactgtctttCTCTTCAAGGCAGCCCATCACCAAGCACGTGTTCAGACAGTACAGACTGCTGGGGAAAGGAGGGTTTGGAGAGGTAAGACTTCAAGGGTCACTTTCCTGGTATttgtggagagcagaggaatTTAATCATCACGTCTCAccactgacattttactgtcaaCACCTTTTATAGCAGCGATTTCTTCATGAGGAAGTTGGTCCAGTTACAGATCGATATCTAAAAACCAgagcaaataaaaccaaaaccaccCACAGGGCCACATACCTGCAGCCTgataatcatttcattttactcattttcCTGGTGTTTGGCCAAAAccgagacagacagaaggataTGAAGGAGTGACGACTTAGCTACCTGTACACCTGCATCAGCCTCATCAATGCTTCATGTCTTATCTGATTCATTTAGCTGCGAAACGAGctgcaggaagcaggagaaTATTTCTTACCAGACTCTCGTTAAACTGCTAAACAGATCAGTGAAAATTACTCTCAGCTTCTTTAACAGACGTCGCAAAACTCAGATATTTTGCTCAGGATCCACAAAATCCAAAGaattatttcagctttttcttgcaactgtctaataaaatgccaaaaaataaCCTTAAAGGGTCATTCCACCAAATCCACAGGTCAAATTCAGTTTAATTGTAATAGTAAAGAGTCTGGATATCTTGTCCTCTGCTGCTTCGaatttaatgtaaataataatttctCGTCCTCCAGGTGTGGGCCTGTCAGGTGCGAGCCACAGGGATGATGTACGCCTGCAAGAAGCTGGAGAAAACCCACGTGAAGAAGAGGCGAGGAGAGTCCATGGCTCTCAATGAGAAACAGATACTGGAGGGACTGGACAGTCGATTCGTGGTGAGATTATAACTGTTGTCCTTTAGTTTTCTGACTCTGTATGTAACTATAATATCCTTAGATCATACAGCTGCATTATAGTGTGATATATGAGCAAGTTattgatgtttatttacatttaatgtgCTCATAAATACAGACTCCAAATGTTTGTTAACCAGCTGCTaaaaatagtccctaacaaaCCATTTCCTCATATTTGAGTGGCATTTGTTAAACACATTAGTGCCCAGATCTTTAGGGAAGTTATTGAGCTATTTCTTTCTAAAGGAtaaaagagtaagatcctttttgtttgagcagaaacatcactatatttcaataccagactccattgagaaaaacagggatttaacacaggagctgctggagtaccactacctccatctgttagtttgtttgtgttactgtgtggtacttttacttaagagAAGGATCTGAATGCTTCTTCTGCcagtgaaagtcacacagtaaacacaaacactctaacagatggaggcagtggtattccagcagctcctgtgttctgcttggttaAATTCCtatttttctcaatggagtctggtactgatatacaGCAATGTTTTTGGTTAAAACTGAACTTAAACTGCACTCTCTCGTTCTCCATGAAGGTGAATCTTGCGTACGCTTACGAGACCAAGCACGCCCTCTGTATGGTCCTGACCATGATGAACGGCGGGGACTTGAGGTTTCACATTTATAACATCGGCGCGCCCGGCCTGGAGGAAGACCGAGTCCGTTTCTACGCCGCAGAGGTCTGCTGCGGTTTAATGCACCTGCACCAGGAGTCAATAGTATACAGGTCAGAGTATTCTCACATGAGCAGCGCATTAAGTCACATCTTTACTGTCCTGGTGAAGCTGAATCACATGCTGTGTTTGACTTTACAGGGACCTGAAACCTGAAAACATTCTGCTGGATGACAACGGTAAACACAGCCGCAtcaacactgtttgttttagtgATATAAATAGCTCTAAGGCAACAACTAATGCACTGGAATAACCTCATAACAGAGAACATTCCTCGCTGTGCagtcagaaaatgatgaaacatTTGACGTGTCTATTTTTAGCTCTGAATTCAGGCTGAATGATTGCCAGACAGATTgcactcagccaatcagattcaTTCTTCAAATGCATCTACCTGTTCTTGAGAAGGAAGCAGCGTTGATGGTATTTTGACATGGGTACAAACAAAGGCAGGTTGAGGAAGGGAGAGCCTGTGGGAATCAGGTGTGGTGTTATCTATTTTAAGAAACCTCTGCACCTGTTCTTTCGTTCTTGGTGGGGCATTTGGATACCTTAAACCACCTTTAATTTACATTCCTCTGTAATTACAAATTACTTGAATGTAACACaaacttttgtgtttgttctaaGAACCGGCACCGACTCCTGCTTCACAGCCAGGAGGGAGGGATGTAGGGAGGTGATAGGGCAAAAGGGAAAGTGCGTCACAAGagcaaaaaaaatctcaacCATGAAACCTGTTCAGCTCAGTGGATTCTTTTCTATTTGTTCCCTCAAGGACACATCCGCATCTCTGACCTGGGCCTGGCCGTGAGGCTGTCTGAGAGCAGGATGGTGCGAGGCAGGGTGGGCACGCTGGGATACATGGGTACGTACAGCACAGAGGGTGACACCAGAACAGGAAATTCAAATCCTTCTGATAGTAGTGGAgatattaaaggataactccatgtttttgggtgtaaatgactgatagggacaaaaatctttggagctgctgcaatgtaaacaaacaggagtCAGACTGTTATTATAACAttatgagaggattcctacagagacagagagagtaagATCCTGTTCCTCGTTTAActagaaacatctctatatatcactaccagactccattgacaaaaacagacattttactgggagctgctggaataccactgcctccatctgttagtgtgtctgtgttactgtgtggtacttttacttatgtaaaggattttaatgcttcttccaccactgaaagtcacacagtaacacaaacaaccTAACTAAGAGAGGCAACattattccagcagctcctgtgtcctgctTGATAAAATTCccgtttttgtcaatggagtctggtactgacatacagagatgtttctggttaaactaaaaggatcttactctttcaTAAGAAGCTCTAACTCCTCTCCACAACAGGCACACAGTCCTTATcgatcatttacacccagaaacTCAAACCTCAACagcaaatcattaaaaaaatcactacAGGCACCAGCTGCATCTGCCGATCATCCCTTCATCGTTCATTCACTCACTGACCCTGATTTCAGCTCCTGAGGTGATCAGCCACGAGCATTATGGGAAGACCGTGGACTGGTGGGGCCTCGGCTGTCTGATTTATGAAATGACTGCAGGGCAGCCCCCGTTCAGGTCCCGAGGAGAGCATCCCAGCACCTCCGACATGGAGAGACGGATCCTCACACAGCAGGAGGAGTATAATGACAAGTTTTGCCAGGAGGTGAAAGACCTCTGCTCCTTGGTGAGTTCTTCAGATCCACTCAGCAGACAGATTTAACGTCTCAAACCTCATTGAAGTACAAATGcatctttctttcctttgtaGCTGCTGACCAAGGAGCCGAGACAGAGGCTGGGCTGCTGGGGCGCCAACGGGAAAGAAGTTCAGTCTCACGCTTTCTTCAAAAAAATCAACTTCAGGATGCTGGAGGCCGGACTTGTTGAGCCGCCATTTAAACCTGATGCAAGTACCTAAATGATTTACCAGACTATGAcacaaaatactaaataaaGTACACAAGTATTATTAGTGAGATGTacttaaaataaatgcattcatCTGGTTCATTATTTTCTAATCATTTCTTTAAGTTtctaaacaggaaaaaaaactaatttgatGCTAATTACACAGAAATTAGAGACAAAGTTCTGGTttttcagcagagaaacatccTGTGGgaactgttttatttcagctttaaacCTTGTTAATTAATAGTCAGAGATTAATTTGATAATTTCTCATGGATCAGGCAGGATAAGTAAGTAATAAAGAGTTTTTGGGTTTGaaagaaatctgtttttgctGGTCTACATCCTCCAACCTGACTTGGTttgtctttttagttttttttaaccgCTTTAGAAACTGTAAATTTGATGTGTGCTTCATGtccagcattttaatgttgtagctgtttGAGGAGGAGCTAATTTAAACTTTATACCGGCCTGTTTAGTCTACAATAATGTGTTGTAGTTTCAACATATCATGCAGAAGCTGCAGCTCTAAAATATGTGAAGTACCAGTGTGAGGTTGGTGATAAATGGTAGAAAAGAAGGTATAAAAACTGGATTTAGATTCTGTGTTGACTGtatgttgtggtttgtttttcctcctccagcccAGACAGGTGTACTGCAGCGATGTGCAGGACATCGAGGAGTTCTCTACGGTGAAGGGGGTCATTCTGGACCAAAAAGACAACAACTTCTACTCCAAGTTCAACACAGGCAGCGTCCCTATAACCTGGCAAAATGAGGTACGTTCATGTCCTGGTTTCATCTCGTTATCTGTCTGACACCGGCTCAAACTGCGTCTTCCTGTCTCCCCCTGCAGATTATAGAGATGGGATGTTTCAGGGAGCTAAATATTTTTGGCCCTTCTGGTTCCCGATCCCCGGACCTGGACTGGTCCCAGGCCCCCGACCCCCCCAGGCACCCAAAACGCAACCTGCTGCACCGAATTTTCCGCCAGACATGTAAGAacacgctgctgctgctgctgctgtttctcaaaCCGTGTGCATTAGTTCTGTAAAAGCTGAATGTTTCTCTCCTCCGACAGCAAACTCCAGATCCGTCAGACGAAAGCAGACAGAGTTTGGTGTCCAACGACGGCTACCTGAAGCCAGGACTACTCAACGGTGCCCTCTGAGGACTGACGCAGCTCAGAGACGACTCTAAAGACTCTAAAAAAACAACCAGCATCCATCCACTGTAGCAACAAAGAACAATGGAAGCACCTCCACAAATCACAGCATAGCAGACGTCTCTTTGTTCTCCTGTCACTCAATGCTCCTGTATATACGCACTGGTTTCTTCATCGGTTGTCAAGTTGTTTAGTTTTACTGCTCTGTCAGTGACGCACATGCACCAACACTCAACTCcatccattttaaaaacaacttaTATTAGCAGCTTTTTGTTAAGTACTTGAATTTTGAtacaaacagcacagaaaatgaAGCTACTTCTTAGTTTCATTCATGAAACGTAAATAAGCCGCATTTTTAATGCAGTGGTTCCCTGTCAGGGTTTTATCCTGATTACAATATGTTACAAAatattaaaggagctatttctaagttttgctatcactacatagctaatgttagcattatcaggggtttacttaccagtctagaagaacAAACTTTCacattcagcatcaaacttcattcctttcaTCGCCAGGAGCTGCATCCAGAGGTGGAGAGCAACGccaatgtttttcttcttttacttctactgaagttagcatgctaaccagctagccctggcctgtctcattactttccgatagcaactcactgCAGCGCccagtctgccctgaagaagtaacTCTGCTCAGAAGACGTATTCCAACCTCTTGGGAAGCCACCATCagcaccaccacctgctcccggCAAGAAACCAGATCTGGCGGTTGGGAAAACTTACAAATTGCCCCTTTAATACTGTCTTTTCtgactgtttttgcttttttcttgtaaaaaaaaaaaaaaaactggatacTTTTACTCATCTGAAAATCCTTCAAATTAAACTTAACTTTTTTGTCTTGTATGAGAGTAAACtaaatatatttgggttttggattgttggggggacaaaacaagacattcagAGATGCTACTTTGACAGATATGtttcaatattttctgacattttatacagCAAACAATTTACAGATTAATTGGGAAAATAAATGagagattaatcaataatcaaagtaactgttagttgcaggcCTGCTTCACTTTAAAAGGTACACAAGC comes from the Lates calcarifer isolate ASB-BC8 linkage group LG9, TLL_Latcal_v3, whole genome shotgun sequence genome and includes:
- the grk5 gene encoding G protein-coupled receptor kinase 5 encodes the protein MEIESMVANSALIRAREGGGGKGRSWKWREMLRFPHISQCEDLAMSIERDYYSLCVKQPIGKKLFQLFCQSRPDLQNYISLQDALDTFETKCDEERRDFGIRIIQKYLMSQSNQCVPVVLPHEQSCIQSLEFDPCGDVFHDCREDLHEYLSGEPFLQYQDSMFFDRFLQWKMVERQPITKHVFRQYRLLGKGGFGEVWACQVRATGMMYACKKLEKTHVKKRRGESMALNEKQILEGLDSRFVVNLAYAYETKHALCMVLTMMNGGDLRFHIYNIGAPGLEEDRVRFYAAEVCCGLMHLHQESIVYRDLKPENILLDDNGHIRISDLGLAVRLSESRMVRGRVGTLGYMAPEVISHEHYGKTVDWWGLGCLIYEMTAGQPPFRSRGEHPSTSDMERRILTQQEEYNDKFCQEVKDLCSLLLTKEPRQRLGCWGANGKEVQSHAFFKKINFRMLEAGLVEPPFKPDPRQVYCSDVQDIEEFSTVKGVILDQKDNNFYSKFNTGSVPITWQNEIIEMGCFRELNIFGPSGSRSPDLDWSQAPDPPRHPKRNLLHRIFRQTCKNTLLLLLLFLKPCALVL